In Nitratiruptor sp. YY09-18, a single window of DNA contains:
- a CDS encoding ATP-dependent helicase — MLNVEQMAAVNAPLGYNLVIASAGTGKTSTIVARIERLLDQGIAPEDILLLTFTNKAAAEMVVRVERKFGKIARKIEAGTFHAVSYRWLKELDPKVVLKQPKELKILFKSIYEKRNFSLINDTKPYAASSLFDYYSFYQNSEFSLTFGKWIAKRNSEQEVFAEAYNDIVLEYEELKRSYGFLSFNDLLLQVIDNKDKIKNFQEILVDEYQDTNNLQGKFIDALKFQSLFCVGDYDQSIYAFNGANIDIIATFKERYPQARIFTLSKNYRSTEQILELANRVISYNERIYPKKLEVVNTKQSVPPKLLVFDDLYMQYEGIAKRIKTSLTPRDEIAVIFRNNASADGIEAALREQGISCKRKGSRSLFELKEIKALFDLLSILINPKDLLAFIHIFEYAKGVGANIAKELFEGLAICGEGDIKRGLLNPINIKNPFQTKSRNYQLGLFDDCVQLGSKTRFSDISIIEHPIFTHPKLSQEGAEYLQNLHDLFQHNVKKPHSFLKLIKNSFIFINIIDVLAKQRAKLKDGSIDPKLYDEAIEKIQRRIALIEHISKTYEDVYRFYNAMVLGGNEIAQGEGVNLLTIHASKGLEFHEVYVVDLMEGRFPNLKLASKGGSIEEERRLFYVAVTRAKEVLYLSYARYDRVKKQEFLPSRFLKEAGLVQQ; from the coding sequence ATGCTCAATGTCGAACAGATGGCAGCAGTAAATGCTCCTTTGGGGTACAATCTCGTCATTGCAAGTGCTGGGACAGGGAAAACCTCTACTATTGTAGCAAGGATTGAGAGACTTCTTGATCAAGGTATTGCCCCTGAAGATATACTACTCCTCACCTTTACCAACAAAGCTGCTGCTGAGATGGTTGTAAGGGTAGAGCGAAAATTTGGCAAGATTGCTAGAAAAATCGAAGCTGGAACTTTTCATGCAGTCAGCTACCGCTGGCTTAAAGAGCTCGATCCAAAAGTGGTGCTCAAGCAGCCTAAAGAGCTCAAAATACTTTTCAAGAGTATTTACGAAAAGCGCAATTTCTCTTTGATAAATGACACAAAACCTTATGCAGCAAGCTCACTCTTTGACTACTACTCCTTTTATCAAAATAGTGAGTTTTCACTCACATTTGGTAAGTGGATAGCAAAAAGAAACAGTGAACAAGAGGTGTTTGCTGAAGCTTATAACGATATAGTCTTAGAGTATGAAGAGCTAAAGAGATCATACGGGTTTTTGAGCTTCAATGATCTTTTGCTCCAAGTAATTGACAACAAAGATAAGATAAAAAATTTTCAAGAGATTTTGGTCGATGAGTATCAAGATACAAACAACTTGCAAGGAAAATTTATCGATGCTCTAAAATTTCAATCACTTTTTTGTGTAGGAGACTATGATCAAAGCATCTACGCATTTAATGGTGCAAATATTGATATCATTGCAACTTTTAAAGAGCGCTATCCACAAGCACGCATCTTTACTCTTAGTAAAAACTACCGTTCAACTGAGCAAATATTAGAGCTTGCAAATCGTGTCATCAGCTACAACGAGCGGATCTATCCCAAGAAGCTTGAAGTTGTCAATACAAAACAGTCGGTACCACCAAAACTTTTGGTATTTGATGATCTGTATATGCAATATGAAGGTATAGCAAAACGTATCAAAACTTCACTCACTCCCCGCGATGAGATTGCTGTAATTTTTCGCAATAATGCAAGTGCTGATGGAATTGAAGCGGCTCTAAGAGAGCAGGGAATTAGCTGCAAAAGAAAAGGAAGCAGAAGTCTTTTTGAACTCAAAGAGATAAAAGCTCTCTTTGATCTTCTCTCCATTCTTATCAATCCCAAAGATCTCCTCGCTTTTATACACATTTTTGAATATGCTAAAGGAGTAGGGGCAAATATAGCCAAAGAGCTCTTTGAGGGTTTGGCAATCTGTGGTGAAGGGGATATCAAAAGAGGCCTTTTAAATCCAATTAATATCAAAAATCCATTTCAGACAAAGTCAAGAAATTATCAACTAGGACTTTTTGATGATTGCGTGCAGCTTGGAAGTAAGACTCGCTTTAGTGATATCTCCATCATAGAGCATCCGATTTTTACACACCCAAAACTTTCACAAGAAGGTGCAGAGTATCTACAAAATCTTCATGACCTATTTCAGCATAATGTCAAAAAGCCTCATAGTTTTCTAAAACTTATTAAAAACTCCTTCATATTTATTAATATTATTGATGTATTAGCAAAACAAAGAGCAAAACTTAAAGATGGCTCGATAGATCCAAAACTTTACGATGAAGCTATAGAAAAGATTCAGCGTCGTATTGCATTAATCGAACATATAAGTAAAACCTATGAAGATGTATATAGATTTTACAATGCAATGGTTCTTGGCGGCAATGAAATAGCCCAAGGCGAAGGAGTAAATCTTTTGACTATACATGCAAGTAAAGGCTTGGAATTCCATGAAGTATATGTTGTCGATCTTATGGAAGGAAGATTTCCCAATCTCAAACTTGCTAGTAAAGGTGGCTCAATAGAAGAGGAACGACGACTCTTTTATGTAGCAGTTACAAGAGCAAAAGAGGTTTTATATCTTAGCTATGCACGCTATGATAGAGTCAAAAAGCAAGAGTTTCTTCCCTCTCGCTTTTTAAAAGAAGCCGGATTGGTGCAGCAGTGA
- a CDS encoding valine--tRNA ligase → MSGDKKYNPSQIEKKFYQIWEERGYFEIDGNKKIQKGKNFCIMMPPPNVTGRLHIGHALTFTLQDIMVRYKRMDGYKTLWQPGTDHAGIATQNVVEKQLLAKRIKKEEIGREKFLEYVWKWKEESGNAIVTQLRLLGVSPAWSRERFTMDEGLKNAVREAFVRLYDEGLIVKGNYLVNWCTHDGALSDIEVEYEEKEGALYHIRYPLVEEEGYVVVATTRPETFFGDTAVMVNPNDERYKHLIGKHVRLPLINREIPIIADEHVDMEFGTGVVKVTPAHDPNDYEVGKRHNLEFITIFDEKGILNEHAGEFAGLERLEAREKIVQKLQEEGFIEKIEPHRHQVGHCYRCGNVVEPYISPQWFVKAEIAKDAVRKANEGETKFYPPQWLNNFNAWMRELRDWCISRQLWWGHRIPVWYCKDCGHEWASKKEQEEKCPKCGSTNIYQDPDVLDTWFSSALWPFSTLGWGNGDWGKGIKWNETDLEEFYPNDLLITGFDILFFWVARMMMMGEHFLHKLPFKDVYLHALVRDEHGQKMSKSKGNVIDPIDTIKEYSADAMRFTLAILAVQGRDIRLSKDRLELYRNFTNKLYNAARFLQMNQEKFDDLRDIEIKTELGRYILSRFNNAVKEVRENLDSYRFNDAATTLYRFLWGEFCDWGIELSKADKSSIPELGAIFKESMKLLHPFMPFITESLYQMLSGTDLESNESIMIMEYPVAGERDEAIEAEFAKIIDAIVTIRRAKALIDMASKTIPKAYIKGQMGDEAKKYIQKLAKVEEVLFTQEAIANAVADIGDEVEVFIPLEGIDLSPIIKRLTKQKEKVQKEIEKLSKMLSNENFVKNAPAQVVEQNQKALQEAQEKLAKIEEELGRLS, encoded by the coding sequence ATGAGTGGTGACAAAAAGTATAATCCATCTCAAATAGAGAAGAAATTCTATCAAATTTGGGAAGAACGTGGATATTTTGAGATAGATGGAAATAAAAAGATTCAAAAAGGCAAAAATTTTTGTATTATGATGCCACCTCCTAATGTTACTGGAAGACTCCATATCGGTCATGCTCTCACATTTACGCTCCAAGATATTATGGTACGCTATAAGCGCATGGACGGATACAAAACATTATGGCAGCCAGGAACAGATCATGCAGGAATCGCTACCCAAAATGTCGTAGAGAAGCAACTTTTAGCAAAGAGAATAAAAAAAGAGGAGATTGGTAGAGAGAAGTTTTTGGAATATGTGTGGAAGTGGAAAGAGGAGTCTGGCAATGCTATTGTCACACAACTTAGACTTCTAGGGGTGAGTCCAGCATGGAGTAGAGAGCGCTTTACTATGGATGAGGGACTCAAAAATGCTGTGCGTGAGGCTTTTGTAAGGCTCTATGACGAAGGGCTCATCGTTAAAGGCAACTACCTTGTCAACTGGTGTACACACGATGGTGCTTTGAGCGATATTGAGGTGGAGTATGAAGAGAAAGAGGGAGCACTCTATCATATTCGCTATCCTCTAGTTGAAGAGGAGGGGTATGTAGTGGTAGCTACTACAAGACCTGAGACATTCTTTGGTGATACAGCAGTGATGGTAAATCCCAATGATGAGCGCTACAAACATTTAATTGGCAAGCATGTACGTTTGCCTCTTATTAATCGTGAAATCCCAATCATTGCAGATGAGCATGTAGATATGGAGTTTGGAACAGGAGTAGTAAAAGTTACACCAGCACACGATCCAAACGACTATGAGGTAGGTAAACGCCACAATCTAGAATTCATCACCATCTTTGATGAAAAAGGTATTCTCAACGAACATGCAGGCGAGTTTGCAGGGCTTGAGCGTCTCGAAGCAAGAGAAAAGATAGTACAAAAACTTCAAGAAGAGGGATTTATCGAAAAAATTGAGCCACATCGCCATCAGGTAGGTCACTGCTATCGCTGCGGTAATGTAGTGGAGCCTTATATTTCTCCTCAGTGGTTTGTGAAAGCTGAAATTGCCAAAGATGCGGTGCGAAAAGCAAATGAAGGAGAGACAAAATTTTATCCTCCTCAGTGGCTCAACAACTTCAATGCCTGGATGCGAGAGCTTAGAGACTGGTGTATAAGTCGTCAACTTTGGTGGGGGCATAGAATCCCTGTATGGTACTGCAAAGATTGCGGTCATGAATGGGCAAGTAAAAAAGAGCAAGAAGAAAAATGCCCAAAATGTGGATCGACTAATATCTATCAAGATCCAGATGTGCTAGATACTTGGTTTAGTTCTGCTCTTTGGCCTTTCTCTACCCTAGGATGGGGTAATGGTGATTGGGGAAAAGGTATAAAATGGAATGAGACAGATCTTGAGGAGTTTTATCCAAATGATCTCTTAATTACAGGATTTGATATTCTCTTTTTCTGGGTTGCTCGTATGATGATGATGGGCGAGCACTTCTTGCATAAACTTCCTTTTAAAGATGTCTATCTCCATGCACTTGTGCGTGATGAACACGGTCAAAAGATGAGCAAATCCAAAGGAAATGTTATCGATCCAATCGATACAATCAAAGAATACAGTGCCGATGCGATGCGCTTTACTCTTGCAATCCTTGCTGTGCAAGGACGCGATATACGTCTGAGCAAAGATCGCCTCGAGCTCTATCGCAACTTCACCAACAAACTCTACAATGCAGCTAGATTTTTGCAGATGAATCAAGAGAAGTTTGATGATTTGCGAGATATTGAAATAAAAACCGAGCTAGGACGCTATATTTTAAGCAGATTCAATAATGCTGTCAAAGAGGTAAGAGAAAATCTCGATAGCTACCGCTTCAATGATGCGGCTACTACGCTCTATCGATTTTTGTGGGGCGAATTTTGTGACTGGGGAATTGAGCTCAGCAAAGCTGATAAGAGCAGTATTCCTGAACTTGGTGCGATTTTCAAAGAGTCTATGAAGCTTCTCCATCCATTTATGCCTTTTATTACTGAATCCCTCTACCAGATGCTCAGTGGAACAGATCTTGAATCAAATGAATCGATTATGATTATGGAGTACCCTGTAGCTGGGGAGCGTGATGAAGCAATAGAAGCTGAGTTTGCAAAGATTATCGATGCGATTGTGACAATTCGCCGCGCAAAAGCGCTTATCGATATGGCAAGCAAAACTATTCCAAAAGCCTATATCAAAGGCCAAATGGGCGATGAGGCTAAAAAATATATCCAAAAGCTTGCAAAAGTTGAAGAAGTTCTTTTCACACAAGAAGCAATAGCAAATGCAGTAGCAGATATTGGTGATGAGGTAGAAGTTTTTATTCCTCTTGAAGGTATTGATCTTTCACCAATAATAAAGCGTCTGACTAAACAGAAAGAGAAAGTGCAAAAAGAGATTGAAAAACTCTCTAAAATGCTTAGCAATGAAAATTTCGTCAAAAATGCACCAGCCCAAGTAGTTGAGCAAAACCAAAAAGCTCTCCAAGAAGCTCAAGAAAAACTTGCAAAAATAGAGGAAGAGTTAGGACGCCTCTCCTAA
- a CDS encoding type II secretion system F family protein, whose amino-acid sequence MRYYNVLVLAKGKKHQVIIQSNDKKEAIEKAKLKQNGIVLRVEETTMPVEEKLKALKSELLSFKKGKIKRQHLIATIRQLAVMTNAGIPIHDAIVEIANSTASDKLKQILLDIGENINAGISLSQAMERYKDQLGNLTLTMVRLGEQTGDMASALFTLANILEQIDENVRKFKKAIRYPLITLTAMAIAFTILITYVVPKFKSIFEKFHAELPLPTKILLWLEHAFNTYGPYILLGLVVGIFTISFVYKTNEDFKYTMDKFFLKIYLLKKIIYYSQLNRFMLIFSELVKAGIPVVDALDNSVQMVDNSYIKQKLEIVKNMVEKGSSIADAFKETGLFENMIIQMITAGEASGQLDAMLAKITEYYGMKFNYILDNLSSYIEPIMLAIIAAMVLLLALGIFLPMWDMAKVVGQH is encoded by the coding sequence ATGCGCTACTACAATGTTTTGGTCTTAGCAAAAGGGAAAAAACACCAAGTTATAATTCAGTCTAATGATAAAAAAGAGGCTATTGAGAAGGCTAAACTCAAGCAAAATGGTATCGTTTTGCGTGTCGAAGAGACTACAATGCCAGTAGAAGAGAAGCTCAAAGCTTTAAAAAGTGAGCTTCTCTCATTTAAAAAAGGTAAAATCAAACGACAGCATCTCATTGCTACCATTAGGCAGCTTGCTGTTATGACAAATGCTGGAATTCCTATCCATGATGCAATTGTAGAGATTGCAAACTCTACTGCTAGTGACAAGCTCAAGCAAATTCTTTTAGACATTGGTGAAAATATCAATGCTGGTATAAGTCTCTCTCAAGCGATGGAGCGCTACAAAGATCAGTTGGGTAATTTGACTTTGACTATGGTGAGATTGGGTGAGCAGACTGGTGACATGGCCTCTGCCCTTTTTACTCTTGCAAATATTTTAGAACAGATTGATGAGAATGTTCGCAAATTCAAAAAAGCCATCCGCTATCCTCTTATTACCCTTACTGCAATGGCAATTGCATTTACAATTCTCATCACCTATGTTGTTCCAAAATTTAAATCGATATTTGAAAAATTTCATGCAGAATTACCACTACCAACAAAAATACTCCTCTGGCTTGAACACGCTTTTAATACCTACGGTCCCTATATTCTTTTGGGTCTTGTTGTGGGAATATTTACTATCTCCTTTGTCTATAAGACCAACGAAGATTTTAAATACACAATGGATAAGTTTTTCTTAAAGATTTATCTCCTTAAAAAGATCATCTACTACTCGCAACTTAATAGATTCATGCTCATTTTTTCTGAACTGGTCAAAGCCGGTATCCCTGTCGTTGATGCATTAGATAATTCTGTGCAGATGGTAGACAATAGCTATATTAAACAGAAGCTAGAAATTGTGAAAAATATGGTTGAAAAAGGTTCTTCCATTGCTGATGCATTCAAAGAGACCGGTCTTTTTGAAAATATGATCATTCAGATGATAACAGCTGGAGAAGCAAGCGGACAACTTGATGCTATGCTAGCAAAAATTACTGAGTATTATGGTATGAAGTTTAATTATATTCTCGATAATCTCTCAAGTTATATCGAGCCTATTATGCTCGCAATTATTGCAGCTATGGTCTTACTCTTGGCTCTTGGTATATTCTTACCAATGTGGGATATGGCAAAAGTTGTAGGACAGCACTAA
- a CDS encoding SulP family inorganic anion transporter — protein MSLQKRYNFTTNPKNDILSGTVVAVALIPEAIAFALIAGLSPQIGLYTAFILGLITALIGGKPGMISGATGAVAVVLVDLVLKHGIEYMFWAAVLAGIIQILIGLFRLGKFIRLVPQPAIYGFVNGLAIVIATSQIPLIKDSNLMTIFLVLLTMAIIYILPRFTKALPASLGALIAITALVLTFNIDTKQIKDLADISGSFPTFHLPAAPLNFETLKIILPYSIIIALVGLIESLLTLSVLDEMSGERGSGNQECIAQGVGNMTCGLFGAMPGCAMIGQSMINFTSGGKGRLSALTAAILLILFVVVLNKYIALIPLAALVGIMFVVAIATFSWSSLGHFKRMPKEDLFVMISVTIITIFADLAIAVIAGVVISALVFAWKHAKIYARTHMEGERKIYELEGPLFFGSVYSFLEKFDPQNDPFEVVIDFKNARVMDQSGVEAIDKITKKYKEAGKSIVLRHLSPECKQLLTEAGPYCTWEEDDPNYRVAIDY, from the coding sequence TTGTCTTTACAAAAACGGTACAATTTCACAACAAATCCAAAAAATGACATATTAAGCGGAACTGTCGTAGCGGTAGCTCTCATACCTGAAGCTATTGCTTTTGCTCTCATAGCGGGTCTCAGTCCACAAATAGGACTCTATACTGCATTTATTTTAGGGCTTATCACTGCACTTATTGGTGGCAAGCCTGGAATGATTAGTGGTGCTACGGGAGCAGTGGCAGTAGTCTTGGTAGATCTTGTTTTAAAACATGGCATCGAGTATATGTTTTGGGCAGCGGTTCTTGCTGGAATCATTCAGATCCTTATAGGCCTTTTTCGTCTTGGAAAATTTATACGGCTTGTTCCACAGCCTGCAATTTACGGCTTTGTCAATGGTCTTGCTATCGTGATTGCTACAAGCCAAATCCCACTCATTAAAGATAGTAACCTCATGACTATCTTTTTAGTGCTACTTACTATGGCAATTATCTACATTTTGCCACGTTTTACCAAAGCACTTCCTGCAAGTCTTGGCGCACTTATTGCAATAACTGCTCTTGTACTTACATTTAATATTGATACAAAGCAAATTAAAGATCTTGCAGATATTAGCGGTTCATTTCCAACTTTTCATTTACCAGCTGCACCTCTAAATTTTGAAACACTCAAAATTATTCTCCCCTACTCCATCATTATTGCTTTGGTAGGTTTGATTGAGTCACTCTTGACGCTCTCAGTGCTTGATGAGATGAGTGGTGAGCGAGGAAGTGGCAATCAAGAGTGTATAGCACAAGGTGTAGGCAATATGACTTGTGGTCTTTTTGGGGCAATGCCAGGATGTGCAATGATTGGACAATCGATGATCAACTTCACCAGTGGCGGCAAAGGAAGGCTCTCGGCTTTGACTGCTGCTATATTGCTTATTCTCTTTGTTGTGGTATTGAATAAGTATATCGCTCTTATACCTCTAGCAGCGCTTGTTGGTATTATGTTTGTTGTTGCAATTGCTACTTTTAGCTGGAGCAGTTTAGGACATTTCAAAAGGATGCCCAAAGAGGATCTTTTTGTTATGATAAGTGTGACAATTATTACAATTTTTGCAGATTTGGCAATTGCAGTTATAGCTGGAGTTGTTATCTCTGCACTTGTCTTTGCATGGAAGCATGCTAAGATCTATGCAAGAACTCACATGGAAGGTGAGCGAAAAATCTATGAACTGGAAGGACCACTCTTTTTTGGCTCCGTATACTCATTTTTAGAAAAGTTTGATCCTCAAAATGACCCTTTTGAAGTTGTAATAGATTTTAAAAATGCTCGCGTGATGGATCAAAGCGGTGTTGAAGCAATTGATAAAATTACAAAAAAGTATAAAGAAGCTGGCAAAAGTATTGTACTTCGTCATTTAAGTCCTGAATGTAAGCAACTTCTTACTGAGGCTGGTCCATACTGTACTTGGGAAGAGGATGATCCAAATTACCGTGTAGCAATAGATTATTAA
- a CDS encoding GspE/PulE family protein, giving the protein MQNRLIELLLQKLQSEGKDTLELQKNLTSSKNFLAALVNKGYLSSKELMEFILQKLREGKISLDDIEESVPKDYFEKILKEYAKLVRMEYADLDSYDIDLRLASKVPLIQLKRYHILPLKESDIQILIAVGDPIDIEAQEAAQRLFPKKPVKFVLAQKQHIDNYLNKLELSENIKEYIQEIRKDLQEGAGATDGLEESSAILKLIDAILKTCILSRASDIHIEPTANNCIVRARIDGLLTEKFLFDKDIYPPLSSRLKLMSNLDIAERRKPQDGRFSHTVLGKEYDFRISTLPIVYGESIVMRILDKTKAMIPLEDAGMSKYNYEIFTKSLKTPYGIILVTGPTGSGKSTTLYGALNMLRSVEKKIITVEDPVEYQINLVQQCQVNPKIGFTFASALRSILRQDPDIVMIGEIRDQETLRIAVQAALTGHLVLSTLHTNDAISAINRMIDMGIEPYLVSGAIIAIEAQRLVRKICPYCKIETELEPSIYNEIKEYLPQNYKFFKGKGCKHCDFSGYSGREMISEVFKVDEDIARMIAKEESKEKIQEAALQKGFKSMLVDGINKAIEGSTTIEEVLRVTRL; this is encoded by the coding sequence TTGCAAAATAGACTCATTGAACTTTTGCTGCAAAAGCTTCAAAGTGAGGGCAAAGATACGCTAGAGCTGCAAAAAAATCTCACATCGTCAAAAAACTTTCTCGCAGCACTTGTCAATAAGGGATATCTCTCTTCTAAAGAATTAATGGAGTTCATTCTGCAAAAATTACGAGAAGGTAAAATCTCTTTGGATGATATTGAAGAGAGTGTACCAAAAGATTATTTTGAAAAAATTCTTAAAGAGTATGCAAAACTTGTACGGATGGAATATGCTGACCTTGATTCGTATGATATCGACTTGCGACTCGCCTCCAAAGTTCCCCTTATACAACTCAAAAGGTACCATATACTGCCTCTCAAAGAGAGCGATATTCAAATCCTTATTGCTGTAGGTGATCCAATTGATATAGAAGCACAAGAAGCAGCGCAGCGACTTTTCCCAAAAAAACCAGTCAAATTTGTATTAGCACAAAAGCAGCATATCGATAACTATCTCAATAAGTTGGAACTGAGTGAAAATATCAAAGAGTATATTCAAGAGATTAGAAAAGATCTTCAAGAAGGTGCAGGCGCTACTGATGGATTAGAAGAGTCAAGCGCAATCTTAAAACTCATAGATGCAATACTCAAAACTTGTATTCTCTCACGAGCTAGTGATATACATATTGAACCAACAGCGAATAACTGTATAGTTCGTGCAAGAATCGATGGACTTCTCACTGAAAAATTTCTCTTTGATAAAGATATATACCCTCCCCTCTCTTCTCGCCTCAAACTCATGTCAAATCTCGATATTGCTGAGAGGAGAAAGCCGCAAGATGGCCGCTTTTCTCACACAGTTTTGGGAAAAGAGTATGACTTTAGGATCTCTACTCTTCCAATAGTCTATGGCGAATCGATTGTAATGAGGATACTTGATAAGACTAAGGCGATGATTCCATTAGAAGATGCAGGGATGAGTAAATATAACTATGAGATATTTACAAAATCTCTCAAAACGCCATATGGAATTATTTTGGTTACAGGTCCTACAGGTAGTGGTAAGTCAACTACCCTCTATGGTGCTTTGAACATGTTGCGTAGCGTGGAAAAGAAGATCATTACTGTGGAAGACCCTGTGGAATATCAGATCAACCTTGTACAACAGTGCCAAGTAAATCCAAAAATTGGCTTCACATTTGCTTCAGCCTTGCGCTCTATTTTACGGCAAGACCCTGATATCGTTATGATTGGTGAGATCAGGGATCAAGAGACTTTGCGCATTGCAGTTCAAGCAGCACTTACTGGACACCTTGTGCTCTCAACTCTCCATACAAATGATGCTATTAGTGCAATTAATAGGATGATTGATATGGGAATTGAGCCCTACTTGGTAAGTGGTGCAATAATTGCTATCGAAGCACAAAGACTTGTGCGAAAAATCTGTCCCTATTGCAAAATAGAGACAGAGCTAGAACCTTCGATCTATAATGAGATCAAGGAGTATCTCCCACAAAACTATAAGTTTTTTAAAGGCAAAGGGTGCAAACATTGCGATTTTAGTGGATATAGTGGACGAGAAATGATCAGTGAAGTCTTCAAAGTAGATGAAGATATTGCAAGGATGATTGCCAAAGAGGAGAGCAAAGAGAAGATCCAAGAAGCAGCTTTGCAAAAAGGGTTTAAATCTATGCTTGTTGATGGTATCAATAAAGCAATAGAAGGTTCTACTACAATTGAAGAAGTTTTACGGGTAACAAGGTTGTAA
- a CDS encoding 2-oxoacid:acceptor oxidoreductase family protein, which yields MRHQLRFTGVGGQGVLLAGEILAAAKIKAGGYGVKAATYTSQVRGGPTKVDIILDDEEILYPYANEGEIEYMLSTAQISYDQFKSGVKDSGIIVFEPNLVTPTQEDLDRWEMYAIPIISIAKEEVGNVVTQSVVALGVTIEMTKVLPEDLVYETMIAKVPPKFVELNKTAYNLGVKYAREAKEKGPIKTVAEAEALKAKDICHA from the coding sequence ATGAGACATCAATTACGATTTACTGGAGTAGGCGGTCAAGGTGTTTTACTCGCAGGTGAAATTTTGGCTGCTGCAAAGATTAAAGCTGGCGGCTATGGTGTAAAAGCTGCAACATATACTTCGCAAGTGCGCGGTGGTCCTACAAAAGTTGATATTATTTTGGATGATGAAGAGATCTTGTATCCATATGCAAACGAGGGCGAAATAGAATATATGCTCTCTACTGCACAAATTAGCTATGATCAGTTCAAAAGTGGTGTAAAAGATAGTGGGATTATCGTATTCGAACCAAACCTTGTTACACCAACTCAAGAAGACCTCGATAGATGGGAGATGTATGCAATTCCTATCATTTCTATCGCAAAAGAAGAGGTTGGAAACGTTGTTACGCAGTCTGTCGTAGCACTTGGTGTAACAATTGAGATGACAAAAGTTTTACCGGAAGATCTTGTATATGAAACAATGATTGCAAAAGTTCCACCAAAATTTGTAGAACTGAATAAAACTGCATACAACCTTGGTGTAAAATATGCAAGAGAGGCAAAAGAGAAAGGCCCTATCAAAACTGTTGCAGAAGCTGAAGCCCTCAAAGCAAAAGATATCTGTCACGCTTAA
- a CDS encoding dUTP diphosphatase, which translates to MEKIYEMLQLQNELNNDTNGLQWRKGITKNGKVINWKRCIYMESAELIDSFPWKHWKSIDAQPDFANIKIELVDIWHFIMSYLLQYNDLSQAAKLINNFKESASDIKIKEWDNKKVDEYLDIFEELLALALVRNDSEALQESLLETFFKACDSVNLSFAELYSLYIGKNALNHFRQEHGYKEGTYKKMWNGKEDNVVMQEILAANPDINYEKLKEELAKKYKNL; encoded by the coding sequence ATGGAAAAAATTTATGAGATGTTACAACTGCAAAATGAACTCAATAATGATACAAATGGCCTACAGTGGCGTAAAGGCATAACAAAAAATGGAAAAGTAATAAATTGGAAACGCTGTATCTATATGGAGAGTGCAGAGCTTATTGATTCATTTCCATGGAAACATTGGAAAAGTATTGATGCCCAGCCCGATTTTGCAAATATCAAAATAGAGCTTGTTGATATTTGGCATTTTATTATGAGCTATCTCTTGCAATACAATGATTTATCCCAGGCTGCAAAGCTTATCAATAACTTCAAAGAGAGTGCAAGTGATATAAAGATCAAAGAGTGGGATAATAAAAAGGTGGATGAGTATCTTGATATTTTTGAAGAGCTCCTGGCACTAGCTTTAGTGAGAAATGATAGTGAAGCACTGCAAGAATCTCTTTTGGAGACTTTTTTTAAAGCGTGTGATAGTGTGAATCTCTCATTTGCTGAACTTTATAGCCTCTATATTGGCAAAAATGCACTCAATCATTTCCGCCAAGAACATGGCTACAAAGAGGGAACATACAAAAAAATGTGGAATGGAAAAGAGGATAATGTAGTTATGCAAGAGATTTTGGCTGCAAATCCAGATATTAATTACGAGAAACTCAAAGAGGAGCTTGCTAAAAAATATAAGAATTTATAG